A single region of the Lycium barbarum isolate Lr01 chromosome 2, ASM1917538v2, whole genome shotgun sequence genome encodes:
- the LOC132625976 gene encoding mRNA-decapping enzyme-like protein has translation MNCRNTDNLVEDLLGDFEFELQIPYLLYRNSSQEVNGIWFYNSRECEEAANLFNRILSAYSKVPTKFKLPSNKSEFEELEAVPSMSVIDGPLEPSSTTSNTADVLDDRSFVNFVSNAMRIGSGPNAAVQGQSYDSSAVVLPPPCPPAAVPPSSAPSPSVSTSSTLMPTLADVPEPDTKRSSNLVKPSSFFGPPPTSSSLIPPVSSSVPTAPPLHPPGNLQRPYGAPLLQPFPPPNLPPSLTSTPNNGPVINRDKVREALVMLVQDDQFIDMVYCAILKAHHT, from the exons ATGAACTGCAGAAATACTG ATAATTTGGTGGAGGATCTCTTGGGAGATTTTGAATTCGAGCTCCAGATCCCATATTTGTTATATCGAAATTCTTCCCAAGAAGTAAATGGGATATGGTTTTATAACTCACGTGAATGTGAAGAAGCTGCAAATCTCTTTAACAG GATACTGAGTGCTTATTCTAAGGTGCCTACAAAGTTCAAATTACCATCAAACAAGAG TGAATTTGAAGAGCTGGAAGCAGTTCCAAGCATGTCGGTAATTGATGGTCCCCTGGAGCCATCATCTACTACATCAAATACTGCAGATGTCCTAGATGATCGTTCCTTTGTGAATTTCGTCAGT AATGCTATGAGAATTGGGAGTGGTCCCAATGCTGCAGTTCAGGGACAGTCGTACGACTCATCTGCAGTAGTCCTACCTCCTCCTTGTCCTCCTGCTGCTGTACCTCCCTCTTCAGCGCCATCTCCTTCTGTTTCTACATCTTCCACTTTGATGCCTACCCTTGCTGATGTTCCTGAACCAGATACCAAAAGGTCTTCAAATCTAGTGAAGCCATCATCATTCTTTGGTCCTCCTCCTACCTCTTCTTCGCTGATACCACCTGTTTCTTCATCTGTGCCTACTGCTCCTCCACTTCATCCCCCTGGGAATCTACAACGCCCTTATGGAGCTCCTTTGCTTCAACCGTTTCCTCCTCCCAATCTGCCCCCATCTCTCACTTCTACCCCAAACAACGGACCTGTTATTAACAGAGATAAAGTGCGTGAGGCACTTGTGATGCTTGTTCAA GATGACCAATTCATTGACATGGTATACTGCGCTATTTTGAAAGCTCATCATACATGA
- the LOC132628289 gene encoding receptor-like protein EIX2 produces MEIGGWNIGPLFPMWLQTQKMITQVDISDGGIQGEVPTWFWNLSSQTRYLNLSHNQFVGEVPIISTPSWLVGNEDALWLMYLGSSKFSGPLLLISTTVAEPDLLNNSFSKGLSNFLCEAKNESYKLEILNLGGNYLSEEIPDCWMNWPGMAVLIMRDNNLIGGIPRSMKVLIDLRSLDFRRNRLNGPFPSSLENCTKLNKIDLAENAFVGQLPYWLGMRFPTLIVLILRSNKFDGELPQELCHLKDLQILDLANNTFGGIIPRCISNFSAMVKGKRRLRESAVVMTKGNTYQYDTILALFTSMNISSNNLSGDISISLTCLAGLRSFNFSKNDLTGRIPNGIGDMKALESVDLSKN; encoded by the exons ATGGAAATAGGCGGCTGGAATATAGGCCCTCTGTTTCCCATGTGGCTTCAAACTCAGAAGATGATAACGCAAGTTGACATATCAGATGGTGGAATACAAGGTGAGGTTCCAACTTGGTTTTGGAACTTGTCTTCTCAAACTCGATATCTCAATCTTTCTCACAACCAATTTGTTGGTGAGGTCCCAATCATCTCAACACCTTCTTGGTTAGTTGGAAACGAAGATGCTCTTTGGTTAATGTACTTGGGTTCCAGCAAATTTAGTGGGCCACTATTGTTGATTTCAACCACTGTAGCTGAGCCAGATCTTTTGAACAATTCTTTTTCGAAAGGTTTATCTAACTTTTTGTGTGAAGCAAAAAACGAATCTTATAAATTGGAGATCTTAAACCTCGGGGGAAACTACTTATCAGAAGAAATTCCTGATTGTTGGATGAATTGGCCAGGGATGGCAGTTTTAATCATGAGGGACAATAACTTGATTGGAGGCATACCAAGATCCATGAAGGTTTTGATTGATTTGCGATCCTTGGACTTCCGAAGAAATAGACTTAATGGTCCATTTCCTTCATCCTTGGAAAACTGCACAAAACTGAATAAAATAGATTTAGCTGAGAATGCGTTTGTTGGACAATTACCATATTGGTTGGGAATGAGGTTTCCAACCTTGATAGTCCTTATCCTTCGGTCCAATAAATTCGATGGTGAATTGCCTCAAGAACTCTGTCACCTCAAAGATCTTCAGATCTTAGATCTCGCAAACAATACATTTGGTGGGATCATACCGAGGTGTATTAGCAATTTCAGTGCAATGGTCAAAGGAAAAAG ACGCCTGAGAGAGAGTGCAGTGGTGATGACTAAAGGCAACACGTACCAATATGACACCATTTTAGCGTTGTTTACAAGTATGAATATATCTAGCAATAATCTTTCTGGAGATATTTCTATAAGTCTAACATGTCTTGCAGGATTAAGATcatttaatttttcaaaaaatgatcTAACTGGTAGGATTCCAAATGGCATTGGCGACATGAAAGCATTGGAATCTGTTGATCTTTCAAAAAATTAA